The sequence CTAAGAAAAAGCCTCCAAAAACAGCTCCCGGAATAACTCCTATACCTCCTATAACTGCTGCAACAAATGCCTTGAGTCCCGGCAGTACTCCCATAAGAGGATTGATTGAATTGTAATATACTCCGACTAACACCCCTGCCGCTCCTGCAAGAGCCGAACCTATAGCAAAGGTACTTGATATCGTCTTGTCTATATTAATTCCCATCAGTTGTGCAGCATCACTGTCTAAAGATACTGCCCTCATTGCCTTACCAATTTTTGTTTTATAAATCACATATTGAAGAATGAGCATTAAAGAAATTGTTATAACTATTATGGAAAGATTTTTAAAATCCAAAACTGCATTTGTATTAAATATATGAATCTTCTTATCCGGTAAAAGTTCCGGAAAAGTTCTGGTCTCAGGCTTTACAAAATACATCATTCCATACTCTAAAAATAGTGAAACACTTATGGCCGTTATTAATGCAGCTATCCTTGTAGAATTTCTCACAGGCTTATAAGCTACCTTCTCAATCAACACACCAAGAATACTACACAGCAGCATAGATATTATAAGTGATGACAAAAAATTTAATTTAAAAAATGTTGTCAGTGCAAATCCAATATATGCTCCAATCATATAAATATCCCCGTGAGCAAAATTTATCAAATTTATTATTCCATAGACCATAGTATATCCGAGGGCTATCAACGCATAAATGCTGCCAAGGGATATCCCGTTTATTACTTGCTGAATTATCTGTTCCAAAATCATCACCCCATTGATTTATTAACATATAACAAATATCTATCACAGAGGCAAATAATCTTCCCTCTGTGGTAGATCTATAATAATTATGGCTCTAATTTTTTAACAAAGGAAGGTTGTCCGTCTTTTAATTGAAGTA is a genomic window of Acidilutibacter cellobiosedens containing:
- a CDS encoding branched-chain amino acid ABC transporter permease is translated as MEQIIQQVINGISLGSIYALIALGYTMVYGIINLINFAHGDIYMIGAYIGFALTTFFKLNFLSSLIISMLLCSILGVLIEKVAYKPVRNSTRIAALITAISVSLFLEYGMMYFVKPETRTFPELLPDKKIHIFNTNAVLDFKNLSIIVITISLMLILQYVIYKTKIGKAMRAVSLDSDAAQLMGINIDKTISSTFAIGSALAGAAGVLVGVYYNSINPLMGVLPGLKAFVAAVIGGIGVIPGAVFGGFFLGITETVISAAGGSLYKDAVAFAILIIVLLVRPNGLLGKNIKEKV